The genomic interval gaaataataaaatttcctgGTCATGCTGAGTCATTTGAGGATACTAATTAGGAATGTATAGTAGAATCAATCTACCTATTTCCAATGAACAAAGTTTTATTAATCAAGTCCATAATAAGATAGATGATTGCTGTTTAAATCCTTTATAGAGGATACTCTAACTCTGCCTTCATTGACTTTGAATTCCTTACAAATTCTTCTCCATAGTCTGATTACCTGTCATATTTCGTCTAGTACCATTCTTCTCCTCATCTGATGCTCTGTGACTGGActgggttttttttgttcttgGAAAATACAAAGCTCCCAACCCAGGATCATTATCCAATGAATTCTTAAGTCACCCTCCCAgaggagccccccccccccgcctttttaaaaaaattctaattagttatacatgacagtagaatgtattttggtttgttgtacacaaatagagcacagcTTGTCGGGGCAGGGGGGCTGGGGaccgaacccagagccttgtgcatgcaaggcaagcactctactatatccccagccccacaaatagagcacagcttttcatttctctggtagtatACAATATAGTGTACAatcttggggtttttttttttccttcaatatattcttagttgtcaatggactatatttttaaatttatatatatgcagtgctgagaatcaaacttaatgcttcctttatttgtttatttaattttttgtggtgctgaggatcgaacccagtgccttgaacatgctaggcaagtgctctgccactgagctgtagccccaaccccccattttctttttaaattaaaaaaatatttttttaactcatAAAAAATGGATGAGTGATATGGTATTAGCCTTAGCTGGCTCTCTGAGGAAAGTGAGACTGGGCCTTGTGCCTGGAGGACTTGTCTGGCTTGCCCAGAGAGATAACTTTCTCTGAAGTCCAAAATGCTGCTACAGCCTAGATAAAGCAAAGTGCTAAACTGTACATTCtgaacatatattattttgttctgttttttggtcacattattacattattttctcTCAAGATAATATTAATCTTTGTGGGGTTTTCTTTTAGGAGAAATGAATGAGTCCAAGAATAGACAGTGGCCTGGGACAAAGTTTCTCTGGGCTCTAGGTTTGATATTTGAGTTCAGTCTCTTCTCCAGTGGTTAATCCTTCCTGGTTATTGAGATTTCATAACAACTGCTTTCCTTCTGGGAAGGGAACTTACCATAGTCAGATAAGTGCTTCTGAGAAAGTGAATCACTGACCATGGGGAAATGGGTGAAGGAGACCTTAGTTCTGGCATTTTGTCCAGTTTAGCATGTCAGATCTTTGGGGTATCATTTTCTGAGTCTcaacagtgtttttaaaatttatttatttactttaaaatttattatatatttttgagaGGACAGACTGTCTCATTTTAaatgctgctttttaaaatatattgtccattttcttatttcatttatttagaaacTCCATCAAAAGCAGATACTATAAACTATACTGTATGAAATGTTCAGCTGGTTATcccctactttttcttttaaaacccatgttaaaatttacttaaaagtagttatggtggtgcatgcctgttttCCCAACAAGtcaggctgtggcaggaggattgcaaattcgaggtagcctctgcaacttagcaagaccttgtcttaaaataaaaaaataaaacgttctggggatgtgtagctcagtggtaaaccatccctgggttaatccccagaaccctccccaaaaaaaaaaaaaaaatagtagctgTATCTATCAAAATTACAAATGGACATACCCTTTGGCTCAGTAGTTTCGTCTCTAGAAATTTATCTGCAGATACCTGTgcgtatatatatgtatatatatatgaaattctatggcctggggatatggctcaaacggtagccatgcatgcggcccgggttccatccttagcaccacatacaaacgaagatgttgtgtccgccaagaactaaaaaaaataaataaatgttaaaattctctctctgtccccctctctctctcactctctctttaaaaaaaaaaaaaaagaaagaaattctatttgcacaaaatttttcattgctttgtgtgtgtgggggaaggcACACAAGACTGGAAACAATATAAATGCCCATCTGTTAAGGCACTGATCAAATAAATTAAGATACTCTATACAATAGGTGGGAAAAACATGAtaacattctatttatttatttatttatttagtgctaagaattgagcccaggggcacttaaccactgagccatatccccagcccttttttatattttatttagagacagagtcttgctgagctgcttagggcctctaagttgctgaggctgagtttgaactcgtgatcctactgcctcagcctcctgagtcctgggattataggtgtataccattgtgcccagcataacattattttaaatgaggaaaCACTTTATATGCTGATATAGAacctccattttttaaatgaaagaaaaatgcaggCACAAAACTACATAGAAAGTACACTACTTTCCTCTCATGTGCTAATGATGACATTAGTTACCTTTAGTGAAGGAAACTGCTGGGATAAGGGACAAAagtgagtattattatttttatttttatttttttttgatggtcCTAGGGATTAACCAGGCccttgtacatgccaggcaagcactctaccaactgagccataatcccaacTCCATATTGTACCTTATAAATTTTGAGCCATAAGAATATATTAGTCAAAAATAAACAagcttcattattttataattatttttcttttggggcTAAATCAAGATATTTAACATGCAGTGcctcacataatttttttttggtagtgagaACATTTCAAATTTCAGCAGATTTCAAGGATACAATGCTTTGTTATTAACTATGTCACCATGTTGTACAAATAGATCTTTTGAacttattctcattttcttaataaaaattatcttttttaatactgaagattgaacccagaggtactttatcaCTATGCccacccatctttttttttttttccttaatttgtgtcttgctaagttgctggggctagcctcaaatttatgatcctcctgcctcagcctcccaatttctTAATTCTTGAGACTCGAGTATCATTTAGTCATATCAGAATTTTAAGCTAAAGTTTTCAGAAGCAAGaggttaaaaatatgattttttttctcttttattatcatAGGGAGTGTGCAACAATCAATTAACCGTAAACAAAGCTGGAAAGGCTCTAAAGAATCTTTAGTTCCTCAGAGACATGGCCCACCTCTGGGAGAAAGTGTGGTCTACCGTTCTGAAAGTCCCAACTCACAGACAGATGTAGGAAGACCTTTATCTGGATCTGGTATAACAGCATTTGCTCAAGCTCACCCTAGCAATGGACAGAGAGTgaaccccccaccaccacctcaaATAAGGAGTGTTactcctccaccacctccaagAGGCCAGACTCCCCCTCCACGAGGTACAACTCCACCTCCCCCATCTTGGGAACCAAACTCTCAAACAAAGAGGTATTCTGGGAACATGGAATATGTAATCTCCCGAATCTCTCCTGTTCCACCTGGGGCATGGCAGGAGGGCTATCCACCACCACCTCTTAACACTTCCCCCATGAATCCTCCTAACCAGGGACAGAGAGGTATTGGTTCTGTTCCTGTGGGCAGACAACCAATCATCATGCAGAGTTCTAACAAATTTAACTTTCCACCAGGGAGACCTGGAATTCAGAATGGTGGTGGTCAGACTGACTTTATGATGCACCAAAATGTTGTCCCTGCTGGCACTGTGAATCGGCAGCCACCCCCACCCTATCCTCTGACCCCAGCTAATGGACAAAGCCCTTCTGCTTTACAAACAGGGGGGTCTGCTGCTCCTTCGTCATACCCAAACGGAAATATTCCTCAGTCTATGATAGTGCCAAACAGAAACAGTCATAACCTGGAACTTTATAACATTAATATACCTGGACTGCAGACAACTTGGCCTCAGTCATCTTCTGCTCCTGCCCAGTCATCCCCAAGCAGCGGGCATGAGATTCCTACATGGCAGCCTAACATACCAGTGAGGTCAAATTCGTTTAATAACCCCTTAGGAAATAGAACAAGTCACTCTGCTAATTCTCAGCCTTCAGCTACAACAGTCACTGCGATCACACCAGCTCCCATTCAACAGCCTGTGAAAAGTATGCGTGTATTAAAACCAGAGCTACAGACTGCGTTAGCACCTACCCACCCTTCTTGGATACCACAACCAATTCAGACTGTtcaacccagccctttttctgAGGGTACTACTTCCAATATGGCTGTTATGCCACCTGTTGCTGAAGCTCCAAACTATCAAGGTCCACCACCACCTTATCCAAAACATCTGCTACACCAAAACCCATCTGTTCCTCCATATGAACCTGTAAATAAATCTAGTAAAGAGGATCAGCCTAGCTTATCCAATGAAGATGAGGgtgagaaaaattttgaaaatgttgatAGTGGGgataaagaaaagaagcagattaCAACTTCACCTATCACTGTtaggaaaaacaagaaagatgAAGAGCGAAGAGAATCTCGTATTCAGAGTTATTCTCCTCAGGCATTTAAATTCTTTATGGAGCAGCATGTAGAAAATGTCCTCAAATCTCATCAGCAACGTCTGCATCGTAAAAAACAATTAGAGAACGAAATGATGCgggtaaaactttttaaaataactattttatactTAATCATCTGTTTcctggatatttattttaaaatattgtgtttaatattttaaacacaatattttttttccagtatgtttcttatttcttatagCAAGATATATTATCAGTCATTAAAGTGAATGaactttaaagcattttttattatagcattttattttagtatttcaaGATTTACTCAGAATTTCCTGTAGTAAAGttcttgtaaattttaaaaatatataatttataatatactgGTTTAggtatatataaacattttatacagAAATTGGAATAAGGGTTATTTTCTAGATTTTGTGCATTATCTTACAACATTCAAAAATCAGTGAGAAATATCTGGGTCAAAGTATCAGATATCTCATCAATTAGTTTCctcttctaatttcattttaatagtaTTCTGAGAAAAATATGCTGATAATAATAAGTCAGAATATAAACACTTTGATCATTTTGATTTGTGTTGTGATTCTACATAAATCTCTTTACTAGATACTACATAGTatcatgatcatcatcatcatttttatcATATGCTTAGAATTTGAAGATTTGATTTCTCATCTTATTACCAGTCAAAAATCCAAGaagctcaaacttgtgatttaaCAACTTCACATACTTCATAAAGttattcttcaaaaattattattctgAATCAGATTTTATATACAACATTGTTATTCTTATTATAAACTAAATTGTGTTTGAGTAAAACCATGATTATTTCTATGACTTTATCCATATTGTAGTTCTTAGAATTTCTTACTAAAGTCTGTCTGTATGTATTTTCTtagttcatttttcctttttcctcttcacTTTCACTAATAGCTGATTTAAACTTTTATGGTGTTGGAAGCTTTGCTGACTTCTGTAGCCTCCATTACTGTGTAGGCAAGTAAGATTTTAAGAGAAACAGTTCTATATTACTAAGTTTGGCATGCCACTCTTTTCTTAGAAGATGTTGCATGGAAATGTGCATCCTAACAGAAGCATGAGGTTGCTATATTTTAATTAGTCTTGACATTTCTAAAATTAGGCCCTACTTTTCTAGTtgaattctttttccatttagACCCTTCAGTTAGATCTTTATTAATTAGTTCTTTATTAGCCAAAAGAAACCCTTCTAAATCAGGTATTTTATATCTacttagaagtttttttttatttctatttctgtgagtcACACCaactattttttgaaatattccaaaatatctAAAAGATACTTTGTAGCCAAACAATTTGTCCCTTTTAAATGGGATAGAGACACTTAATTTTGTGGTTGCAATGAGCTGAGTCCTACCCCTTCTCTGATGCTCTaagaaaggtaaaaaaagagTATCAATGACTAGTACCTACTTCTTGAGAACAGGAAAATGATTGATAGGGTAGAGAAAGCATTGTTCTGTTTGTAATacatcacttttatttatttatttatttatttatttttagaacaaatGAGCTTGGaatgcaagaattttttttcatgtaggaTAAAATGAGAAGAAGAATATTTAAGACCTAGACATCCACAAAAAGTAGCATTTAGTGAAGGCAATCTAATCCTATCATTTGGGATGAATATGCATGGAGACAGTTGAGAGTGCATGTGGACAAATATGTGTTTTATTGCACATTGGAAAGCTATTCTTTGAGTGTTCTATTAGAGAAGAATAGAAAGCTGACTGTTGGTATCCTCATTTTCTTGTTTCCCTTAGCTGAATTTGCATAGTTACTTTATGCATTCTGTTAACTATCTCTTAAGCTACACTTTTGatcatttaattttctctgaAATACATTCTAGATGTCTAACatgctttattaaaaattattgtgcATTTAACCTTTACATATATGCCTGAATTTCTTCTAAGCTATTTCTAATACTGAATATTGAAGATGACAATTCCTCATTTAACATCTAGCTTATTTACCTAGGTTGGATTATCTCAAGATGCCCAGGATCAAATGAGAAAGATGCTTTGCCAAAAAGAGTCTAACTACATTCGTCTTAAAAGGGCTAAAATGGACAAGTCTATGTTTGTGAAGATAAAGACCCTAGGAATAGGAGCATTTGGTGAAGTGTGTCTAGCAAGAAAAGTAGATACTAAGGCTTTGTATGCAACAAAAACTCTTCGAAAGAAAGATGTTCTACTTCGAAATCAAGTCGCACATGTTAAAGCTGAGAGAGATATACTGGCTGAAGCTGACAATGAATGGGTAGTTCGCTTATATTATTCATTCCAAGATAAGGACAATTTATACTTTGTGATGGATTACATTCCCGGGGGTGATATGATGAGCCTCTTAATTAGAATGGGCATCTTTCCAGAAAATCTGGCACGGTTCTACATAGCAGAACTTACTTGTGCAGTCGAAAGTGTTCATAAAATGGGTTTTATTCATAGGGATATTAAGCCTGATAACATTTTGATTGATCGTGATGGTCATATTAAATTGACTGACTTCGGCCTTTGCACTGGCTTCAGATGGACACATGATTCCAAGTACTATCAAAGTGGTAAGCAaactcaaaaatttaatttataataatgtgATTTATTTATGCAGTAAAATATAAGATGGGGTCATCACTGGATGGGAGCCAAAAGACCTGGGTCAAGTCTTGAATTTTGGATAAACTTGGATGAATCTTTAGGCGCATAGACTTAGAAAATGAAACATTGTTAAATTTGATTAAATactactgatatttttttttagttaagctgtttaaaaatttttattttgaagtaatagATGgtgtttttaaatagttttaaagtgAAGCCTTATATCCAACAATCAGTACTTTACAAATCCTTAAATAATCACTTCCCTTTCTGTCCTCCAGAGATAACCATTGTTTAAAAAGTTTATAATcagatcttttccttttctccaatttttatcacatatgtatatatccttaaacaatatattatttcattttgcttactctttatttaaatgtaatcattttattgtattcttctgtgttggtttcttttatttgtttgagaTTTCTCCATGTTATTACATGTAACTTTTATTTTCACTGCTGTTTAGGATTCCATTATGCAACTGTTACACAGTTTATTTAATGCAAAATACTTTTTATGTGTAGATTCTATTTAGTCCTGTGACACTATGAGGCaggatgaagaaaaacaaagcttAGCTAgataagtaacttgctcaaggtcagaCACAAATTAAGTGTAAGGGCTAGGCTTTGAACCCAGGTTTGTCTGATTACAGGGCCCATGTTATTTCTACCACACCACACTGCCTCACCAAGATTCCTTCAAGCGCTAATGGAAGTGTAAGTTGATCTAACATTTGTTGAATACTTACTATGTACTAGGTACTTTACATATATTCTAATTTAATGTTCATAACAATCCTCTGAGGTGTTATTAGCCTTCTGTGCTTCTGTGAACACAAGCAGGTTAATATTAAATGGGTGGAATTTTATGTCTCCTCAGATTCAACTTAATTATTAGTTGGAGTTCTTCTTAAAAACATGATCCCTAAGTTCTATTCCAgtcttttgaataaaatttttcacTGGAAAATGGAAAGCATACTTTAATCAAACTTCCCAGATGATGATTATAGGTAGATTAATTTCAGATATGATTCTAGGTGACTTCATGCCGTCATAGTTTTAAATACTGTATATATTCAATGACTTCCaattctttcttttcagaaatgatGTCTCTCTGAAATTACCAATTTCTGTATCCTGTTACTTACTGGGTGTTTCCACATGGATTTCCAGTAGGCTTTTCAGAGGTCATATTGGCAATAGGGGACTCTTAATAGCCATACTCATGTCTGCTTCCTTTGAGTAGTCCCCATTTTAGTATTTTAGTAAATTATACACCACCTATGCCCACTGAGGtaaccttcattttctttcccatATTTTCACATCtgattcatccatccatcatcagGTCTTGTGTATGCCACTACTAAAATGTACCCTGAATCTATGTCTATGTACTTCTCTGTAGATCCATGTCCCAACTTATTTgtaacagccttttttttttttttcttttacagtactagggattgaaccaagggtctaGCATATGCTaggcactgaactacatccccaggcccagaCTGGATCTTAGTAAGctgtccaggctagcctcaaactgatggtcctcctgccttagcctcccatatagctgggattataaacatgtGCCAACACATtcagctttttcttttccttttttattgtactgggaatttaacccaggggtgcttaatcactgagccctttttattttgagacaagttttcagtaaattgctgaggctggttgcaaacttgtgattcttgtgtctcagcctcctgagtcgctgggattaaaAGACACaatgtcttgctatgttgctcaggctgactttaAATTCCTAAACTTCTGGattcaagtgattctcctgctttcGCCTTCTGAGTAGTTGGAACTACCGGCATGCACCAACACcacaccacctttttttttttttttttttagttgtgctTGGGCTCAAACCTAGGGTCTTATGCATGTAAAATAtctgtgctaccactgagctgtaccttCAGCCTTGTCATCTGTTATAATTTGTGTATTTGTTGTGTTTCTTCCCATATTAGAATGTGAGATGCCCGAATGAAGaaccttattttttattaatgtcatttgttgaatgaatcacAGATCTAATTTGAAAATTTGCCCAGAATAGTAAAGGAATAGCCTTGACTTTTAAATATGTACGCACTAGATATTGAACGCatgagctttaccactgagctattattttttattttaaggcagggtcttactaagttgcttaaggcctcattaagttgttgaggctggcctagaatttctgcctcagcctctgaagtcactgggatttcaggcgtgtaccaccattcCTGGCCCGAATAAcatcctaatcctacctactcaTGActtatattattatcatttaactTTAAGTAAATTAGTGAGTCTTGCATTTTTCATAATGTAAAAGTTTTCCTATTCATGTCTCAGAAAACAGGCCCTAGTCAATAATAAACACCATCAGTGATTTGGCATACTTTATAGTTTAGATTGTCACTCAGTAtcattctatctttttttttttaattcttattttttagttctagttggacacaatacctttatttgtttttagtagtgctgaggattgaatctagggccctGTGcctgctaggcgagcacactaccactgagccacaacgccagccctcACTCTTATCTTTTCTTACAATAGCTTAAAGGAAAGAAGTAAGTTTGAAGCCCCACATCTATTAAGCAGATTAAGTAGAATTCAGAATCAACTCTACATGGCTCCAAATCCCAAACAATTTCATTAGACCACCTAATACATGTTGTTAACCCAAAATCATGGTATCAGAAGATTAAACAGACTTTAGATTTACTTTTgtctttgttgttttcatttattgttgttcttttttctgtACAGGAGACCATCCTCGGCAAGATAGCATGGACTTTAGTAATGAATGGGGTGATCCCTCAAATTGTCGATGTGGAGATAGATTAAAGCCATTAGAGCGGAGAGCTGCACGCCAGCACCAGCGATGTCTAGCACATTCTTTGGTTGGGACTCCCAATTATATTGCACCTGAAGTATTG from Ictidomys tridecemlineatus isolate mIctTri1 chromosome 8, mIctTri1.hap1, whole genome shotgun sequence carries:
- the Lats1 gene encoding serine/threonine-protein kinase LATS1 isoform X2 yields the protein MKRSEKPEGYRQMRPKTFPASNYTGSSRQMLQEIRESLRNLSKPSDAAKAEHNMNKVSTEDPRQVRNTPKFGTYHKALQEIRNSLLPFANETSSSSRSTSEINPQMFQDLQAAGFDEDMVIQALQKTNNRSIEAAIEFISKMSYQDPRREQMAAAAARPINANMKPGSVQQSINRKQSWKGSKESLVPQRHGPPLGESVVYRSESPNSQTDVGRPLSGSGITAFAQAHPSNGQRVNPPPPPQIRSVTPPPPPRGQTPPPRGTTPPPPSWEPNSQTKRYSGNMEYVISRISPVPPGAWQEGYPPPPLNTSPMNPPNQGQRGIGSVPVGRQPIIMQSSNKFNFPPGRPGIQNGGGQTDFMMHQNVVPAGTVNRQPPPPYPLTPANGQSPSALQTGGSAAPSSYPNGNIPQSMIVPNRNSHNLELYNINIPGLQTTWPQSSSAPAQSSPSSGHEIPTWQPNIPVRSNSFNNPLGNRTSHSANSQPSATTVTAITPAPIQQPVKSMRVLKPELQTALAPTHPSWIPQPIQTVQPSPFSEGTTSNMAVMPPVAEAPNYQGPPPPYPKHLLHQNPSVPPYEPVNKSSKEDQPSLSNEDEGEKNFENVDSGDKEKKQITTSPITVRKNKKDEERRESRIQSYSPQAFKFFMEQHVENVLKSHQQRLHRKKQLENEMMRVGLSQDAQDQMRKMLCQKESNYIRLKRAKMDKSMFVKIKTLGIGAFGEVCLARKVDTKALYATKTLRKKDVLLRNQVAHVKAERDILAEADNEWVVRLYYSFQDKDNLYFVMDYIPGGDMMSLLIRMGIFPENLARFYIAELTCAVESVHKMGFIHRDIKPDNILIDRDGHIKLTDFGLCTGFRWTHDSKYYQSGDHPRQDSMDFSNEWGDPSNCRCGDRLKPLERRAARQHQRCLAHSLVGTPNYIAPEVLLRTGYQLADISSHSSTS
- the Lats1 gene encoding serine/threonine-protein kinase LATS1 isoform X1, with protein sequence MKRSEKPEGYRQMRPKTFPASNYTGSSRQMLQEIRESLRNLSKPSDAAKAEHNMNKVSTEDPRQVRNTPKFGTYHKALQEIRNSLLPFANETSSSSRSTSEINPQMFQDLQAAGFDEDMVIQALQKTNNRSIEAAIEFISKMSYQDPRREQMAAAAARPINANMKPGSVQQSINRKQSWKGSKESLVPQRHGPPLGESVVYRSESPNSQTDVGRPLSGSGITAFAQAHPSNGQRVNPPPPPQIRSVTPPPPPRGQTPPPRGTTPPPPSWEPNSQTKRYSGNMEYVISRISPVPPGAWQEGYPPPPLNTSPMNPPNQGQRGIGSVPVGRQPIIMQSSNKFNFPPGRPGIQNGGGQTDFMMHQNVVPAGTVNRQPPPPYPLTPANGQSPSALQTGGSAAPSSYPNGNIPQSMIVPNRNSHNLELYNINIPGLQTTWPQSSSAPAQSSPSSGHEIPTWQPNIPVRSNSFNNPLGNRTSHSANSQPSATTVTAITPAPIQQPVKSMRVLKPELQTALAPTHPSWIPQPIQTVQPSPFSEGTTSNMAVMPPVAEAPNYQGPPPPYPKHLLHQNPSVPPYEPVNKSSKEDQPSLSNEDEGEKNFENVDSGDKEKKQITTSPITVRKNKKDEERRESRIQSYSPQAFKFFMEQHVENVLKSHQQRLHRKKQLENEMMRVGLSQDAQDQMRKMLCQKESNYIRLKRAKMDKSMFVKIKTLGIGAFGEVCLARKVDTKALYATKTLRKKDVLLRNQVAHVKAERDILAEADNEWVVRLYYSFQDKDNLYFVMDYIPGGDMMSLLIRMGIFPENLARFYIAELTCAVESVHKMGFIHRDIKPDNILIDRDGHIKLTDFGLCTGFRWTHDSKYYQSGDHPRQDSMDFSNEWGDPSNCRCGDRLKPLERRAARQHQRCLAHSLVGTPNYIAPEVLLRTGYTQLCDWWSVGVILFEMLVGQPPFLAQTPLETQMKVINWQTSLHIPPQAKLSPEASDLIIKLCRGPEDRLGKNGADEIKAHPFFKTIDFSSDLRQQSASYIPKITHPTDTSNFDPVDPDKLWSDDNEEENVNDTLNGWYKNGKHPEHAFYEFTFRRFFDDNGYPYNYPKPIEYDYINSQSSEQQSDEDDQQTGSEIKNRDLVYV
- the Lats1 gene encoding serine/threonine-protein kinase LATS1 isoform X3, which encodes MKRSEKPEGYRQMRPKTFPASNYTGSSRQMLQEIRESLRNLSKPSDAAKAEHNMNKVSTEDPRQVRNTPKFGTYHKALQEIRNSLLPFANETSSSSRSTSEINPQMFQDLQAAGFDEDMVIQALQKTNNRSIEAAIEFISKMSYQDPRREQMAAAAARPINANMKPGSVQQSINRKQSWKGSKESLVPQRHGPPLGESVVYRSESPNSQTDVGRPLSGSGITAFAQAHPSNGQRVNPPPPPQIRSVTPPPPPRGQTPPPRGTTPPPPSWEPNSQTKRYSGNMEYVISRISPVPPGAWQEGYPPPPLNTSPMNPPNQGQRGIGSVPVGRQPIIMQSSNKFNFPPGRPGIQNGGGQTDFMMHQNVVPAGTVNRQPPPPYPLTPANGQSPSALQTGGSAAPSSYPNGNIPQSMIVPNRNSHNLELYNINIPGLQTTWPQSSSAPAQSSPSSGHEIPTWQPNIPVRSNSFNNPLGNRTSHSANSQPSATTVTAITPAPIQQPVKSMRVLKPELQTALAPTHPSWIPQPIQTVQPSPFSEGTTSNMAVMPPVAEAPNYQGPPPPYPKHLLHQNPSVPPYEPVNKSSKEDQPSLSNEDEGEKNFENVDSGDKEKKQITTSPITVRKNKKDEERRESRIQSYSPQAFKFFMEQHVENVLKSHQQRLHRKKQLENEMMRVGLSQDAQDQMRKMLCQKESNYIRLKRAKMDKSMFVKIKTLGIGAFGEVCLARKVDTKALYATKTLRKKDVLLRNQVAHVKAERDILAEADNEWVVRLYYSFQDKDNLYFVMDYIPGGDMMSLLIRMGIFPENLARFYIAELTCAVESVHKMGFIHRDIKPDNILIDRDGHIKLTDFGLCTGFRWTHDSKYYQSGPMLFLPHHTASPRFLQALMEVNDVSLKLPISVSCYLLGVSTWISSRLFRGHIGNRGLLIAILMSASFE